The region TGGGACTCCCAGCTGCTCCTGGTTCACATCCAGAGCACTAATCCACCCCTCCGtccacctccagcctccctttTACATGCCTAATCCCTCTGTTTCACCATCCTGCTTACTGGCTTTCccactcccctctcccctgaGGCACCCAGCCACCAGACACTGCCTTGCCGCTGACCCCCACCTGGGAAGAGGGGCACGGAGGTGCTCCAAGATGGGGCTGAGACCCACAACCAGGGGCGTGGAGCCACAGAAACCCTCAGAGCTGGGTGGGGTACAGGGGGCTGCTACCCCCTTGCCATGGGGCCAAGATCCCCGTGCAGGGCCAGCATCGAGCCCCAGCTCCGTCCCCATCGCcgtccccccaccccgtgcTGGCAGAGGGCCATTTTCCAGcggccagcagccaggcagcggCCAAGGGGGAATGAGCTCATTTCATGCTACAGATGTTTTCCTCCAGCATGAGTAATGATGGCGGGGGGGGCGACGGCGGGGGGGACAGGGCGGGACAGTGACGGCAGAAATGAAACACATGCTCCCTCGCCGGCACGGCCATGCCGCTCCGCCtgcacccctcctgcaccccctgctCCTTACTTGGGGTGCTTGTCGTACATGATGGGCAGGAACTCGTCCACAGGCAGCATTTTGGAGAggggctctgcagccagcagcttcTGCGCCCCACGCTGGGAGATGGCATAGGCCAGCGTCCAGTACGAGTACCCAGCCACCACCAGGTTTCGCACACCCTCCACGGGCACCTCGTCCTCCATGTTCACCTGCTTCCTCCCCAGGTAGCTGCGGGGCGGCCAGCAAGCTGTGAGAGCCAGCCCCAGGAACCCCCACTCCgcgtcccccccagccccagcacctaCATGAGGTCCCAGTCCTGCTGCGcgctctccagctcctccatcagctgctgcagccgcGCTGGGAAGGCGGCCTCGAAGCGCACGTCATCCTCGAAGACCACCGACCGCTCCAGCCCTCGGGACACGATCTGCGGGAGGGGGCAGAGGTGCAAACCCATCCTGTGCTGGGCCATACTGGGTCCTCACCCTGCAGGACACCCCTCTCCCCAGGTCCTTCAGTGACCAGGTGATGCCCACAGGGTCCCTGCCCCGTGCTGGTGGGCCTTAGGGACCCCATGGTCCCCACGGCCCCGTACCTCCTTCCAGATGTTGTAGTGGCTGAGGAAGCAGCCGACCTCGCCCTTGGTGAGCGTGCGGCCGGAGAAAGGGTCATAGTACCCGGGGAGCAGGTCCACCCCCATCACCTTGATGTCGCTGCTGTTGAGGGTGCTGCAAGGTGAGGGGCTGCATCAGTGAAgtgtcccccccagccacccccatcccctccccagggTGACACGGGGGGCTGGCGGAGCAGGAACCCGTCCCCCCGCGGTCACCTCCCATCCACGGCGTCCACCACCCGCGGGGCAATCTCCAGCTCCCGCAGGGATGCCAGCATCCGCTGGCGCCGGTCCGGCCTCCGCACCAGGTTGATGAGGAAGAtctggagaggaaggggagagtCCCACCGAGGGGACATATTGTCATGGCGGGGGACACAGCCTTCCTGGCCACTGCAGGGTGGGTGACAGGGGGCTCAGCCAAAGCCCATGGCAGGCTTTGCCATGGATGGATGCAGCCCGAGGGACAGACTGGGGGGGTGCATTGGGCACTTACTTCATCAAAGCCCATTTTCGTGAGTggcttggggaggagggaaatgtGCTTGGAGCGCTGCATGGGGGGGCCATCCACTGCGGAGAGAAGGGACACCCCTTCAGTGGAGCCCAGACCTGGCTGGGAACCGGGGCCAacagccctgccccggggacTGGCACggggacttgatgatcttaaaggtcctttccaacctaaacgattctatgattcctggTGTGGGGGACACCTCCGGGACCCCGCCGCCCGCAGGCGCTCACCCATGGCCTCCAGCGTGAGATGCACAAAGTTGGCACGTTCGTCCTCCAGCGTCTGGTGGGCCTTCACAGGGACGTTAATGTAGCCGAAGCGCTGCTGGTTGCACACATGGACCTCCGCGCCTGCCGGGTGGGATAGGTAAGCACCACAACCCACCACAAACCCCCCggacccccaaaacccctggcccccccagccctcaccaGCCGCCTGGCAGGAGTAGGCGAAGACGATGATATCGTCGAAGGCCCAGGTGTAGTTGGGATGGGGCGGGTAGAAAGCCAACCGTGACGTCTCCTCCTTCCGCAGGTCGATCAGGAAGGTGGCGTAGACCATGGGGACAGCGAAGCAGCCCACCTGCTGCCGGTTCTTGGTGGGGAAGTAGTCGGACGTCCGGCGGTAGTACCCCTGCGGCACACCGGCGTGATGCCTCCTTGGTGGGGGGCTCTTTTGCCATGGGGGCGGGGGTCCCCTTCTCTGGGGCTTTCTGGGGACATACCTGGGGCGTGATGCCACACCAGAAGTTGGAGTAAAAGGTCTGTGAGTCCAGCATGGGGGCCACCACTGACTTGTTCTGCGCCATGAGAAACTTGAGGGTCTGGTTGTTGGTCAGGATGCTGTCGGTGTCCACAAACTGAGGGGACGGCACAGGTCCTGGAGGCGTGGGAATGCCCACCTCAGCCCCCACCCCGCTGACACCCCGCGTCCCTTACCAGGATGTAGTCTGCCCGCTGCTCCCGGGCGTAGGTGAGAGCCTCCTGCTTCAGCCTCATCAGGTTTTCGTAGCGTTTGTCACTCCAGTGCTTGGGCCCGAGCTCGTCGGGgtaggagctgggcaggggggaggcaggggtTAACCCCGCTCGCTGGGAATGCACAAACTTGGTGCACAGCACTGCTGGCCCTGGCTCAgtcagcccagctctgcctggccgCCGGCTCCTCCTGGCAGCATCCCCGGCTGGGGAGTGGGGTGCTGCTCCGCGAGCCCCTCGCAgcccacacccacccccccagcacctcccagcctcACCTGGGCTCCTCCTGCACCTTCCAGGCCACCGAGTGATAGTCCTTCCCCACCGCCCCCAGCCACTCCCGCAGCATCGCCGTCGTGTTGTCTGAGTTGTGGTCCGTCGCGCACCTGGGGTGAGGGGACGTCAGCCTCTGGGGTCCCCCCCGAGGGTCAACCACGGCCCCCTCCCTGCACTAGAAATGCGCCTGGGGACCAGAGGCTGAGCCAGCGACGGACTCGCTTGGGAACACAACATGTAATTTTAAGGAACCAACGCTgcgctggcaggagggggaatGCAGATGGGTAATTTTTTTCCCGGTGCCGCCACCAGCCAGGCTGTCCTGCGGCTCTCATGCCCCGTCCCTGCAGCCCGGAGGCAACCCTAGCCGtgctctccccatcccagccctgtgGCTGCCCACCATGAACAGCATCGGAGCACAGCGGCTTCGTCCCCCTGCCCGTGTACCATGCTGCACCCCAAAgcacccctgtgcaccccactgcaccccacaGCTCCGGCAGCCAGAGGAAAGGCCCCGACAGGCAGCAAaaatcccccctccccaaaccttCCCTTCCCATGCACAGCCGCCGTTCCCAAATCTCCCACCCGACCTCGCGACAATGATCACGGGGACCCCAGCACAGACGGGGTTGAGCCCCACATTGCACTGGGGCAGCCCCCAAGTCCCCActctccccagcacccttgATCTGCCGAAGAGCCCCAGGCACTGGTGTCacagggacccccggggacgcaGGGGacctgtgccccccccagctcccagctccgCAGGCAGCTGCTCTTGAAACACCCCGCAGGGCCCTGGGGCCAGGGGctcccgggggctgcggcgggcgaAGGCGAgggccccccgctcccccgctgCCGGCAGCTGCCCCCGGCCCAGCGCAGCCACTCctgccaggaccccccccaccagcccctgccTCGACCCccacaaaagcagctgcagaaaagttTCCGACGAGCTCAGGCGAGAGATGGCGGTGGCAGAGgagcgaggaagaggagggatggggggctcctctcccagccaccCCCTCCAGCACGGTAAAAGGGGGTTTGGGGAGTgtctttggggaagggggggctggggccaagccctgcagggagggggaaggcagcGTCTGTCCCTGATGATGCAGAATCCCCCCAAGCCCAGGGCTCCCCTCCTGCACCAGCCCCACAGCTTTGGGAGGGGAAAGGTGGGGGTCTTGCCCTCTTGCCGTGGGGCAGCGCCCAGCCCCTCCTGGGTCCCTGCTGGGTCCCACACCCGGGGCAGAGCCATCCCTCAccctttggggctgggggggacgaCGGACTGTTACCACCAGGGTCCCTGTTCCTCccgggggtccctgtccccccagggtccccattCCCTCCGCAGGCCCCCGTTTCCCCGGATTTCCATTCCCTCCACCGAGGCTCCCATTACTCCAAGATCACCCCGAGTCCCCAGTCCTCCCACTCACCCCAGCTCCCCATTCCTCTCCCCCCATCGTCCTTTGGGTCCCCACTACCCCCGACTGCCCATTGCCCCCCATAGTCCCCCCTATTTCCCAGaacccccttcccccccccccaagcatcCCCCttcccccggggctcccccttACCCCCGGGGTCCCCGTGATCCCAGCATCCCGGctccccccagggtccccattCCCCCAtagccccctcctccccccagatCCCTGCTACCCCCCTCACCCCGGGGTCCTGGCTCCCCCGGGGTCCCCACTCCCTCACCACAGGGCGATGCTCCCGGCGGGATAGTCCATGCGCTCCAGGGCGCCCAGGCAGTGCGGCAGCGAGTGCTGGGCGTTACGGGCCAGGAGGGCGAGCACCagccggggggggcccgggccgggcccggtgccggtgccggggccggggccggtgcccagcagcaggagcagggcgcagagcggccccgcggcgcccatggcggcggcggcggcgggcggggaaggggcgggcTGAGACCCGCCGCGCTCAgcgcaccccccgcccccggcccggccccgccgccgctgcgaGCCCCGGGGGAGGGCTGGGCTTGGGTTTCTTTAAATAAAGCCGATATCGGGAAACGGGCCCACGGCCGGTACCCCCGTCCCCGAGGTCCCCGGGGATGCTCCTGGGCATCCCCGTgtgccccccgcctcccccgctAGCTCGGGGTCGGGTCCCCGCGGTGCCCGGCATGGcgtgggtgggtgctggggaagcGGACGGGTGGGCAATTGGATGGGGGGCTCATGGCTGGTGGGTGTTCACGGCCAGGGGcgctggtggcgggggggagCTTGTGCCCAGCGTGTGTCGTGCCTGGGTGGGCTCATGGCTCGCCCCAATCACAGGCCACGGCAGCCCACCCCACCAAGCCGTGTCCCACCCACGCTGCCGCCCACGGCTGACCATTTGCAGCCCCCCAGGCGTGTCTGCAACGTGTCCCAGCCgcaggcagccccggggcctTTGGGACATTTGGCCAAAACCGCTGCTTAACCACCCAGGCCATAAATACGGCCGGAGGAAGCgcaggctgggaggaggccGTGTCCTGGGGagcaccccccctccccccgtgCACCCCACCAGCGGGGCCGGGCACCCCTCGCTCCGGTGGCACCGGAGCCCTGCGAGAGGCCACGGCCGTGCGTGGCCAAACCTGCACCCACCCGCAGCGGGGCGagggcccggccgggcggctGCGCTCGCGGGCTCCCCACGACCCCCGCTCCCGGGGGAGCTCCGGGGAGGCTCCGGCGGGGTGCAGCAAGGGGGCCAGGGGGGGAGCAATCCAGCAGCACCTGGAAGAAGCAACGGGGGACGCACACACACGACACGGGGAGCACCAGGGAGCCCTGCGGCGGCTGTAAGGAGAGAAAAACTCTGTTTACAGCCCGAGCTGGGACAAGTATTTTGGGGAAGGGCTCCGTGCCAGCGCGGCTGAGCGCTCCCCGGCGATGCAGAGGAGCTGCCGGAGGGGGCGGGACCCCAGGAGCCGAGCACAGCCGGACCCCACCCGTGTCCGAACCCCACCCGTGTGTGCGGGGCCCCCCGGGAGGGCTgggcgggggcagcccctcTCACCTCCGCAGGAGCCCCGCGGCCCGGGAAGGGATCAAGCCGGAGGAAGGGCCGCAGAGCGGCGGGGATGCCCGCAGAGCGGCGGGGATGCCCGCGGAGCCCACGGCTGGCGCCGACCCGCGGGGACACCCACCCGCCGGCAccgccccccgcagcccggccccgcgctcGGCCGCTGCTGCCACCTCCCGGCACCGCGGCCCGGCCGGGAGCAGCCGGGACCGGCGCTCGGCGGGGAGTCAGGGGCCCCAGGGTCCATCAGGGCCGGATCTgatccccgtgtccccacatccctccatccctgccctTCTTCATCCCCGCATCCCTTCgcccctgcatccccacatTCCTCcacccctgcatccctgcccttcttcatccctccatccctgccctTCTTCATCCCCGCATGCCTTCgcccctgcatccctgcatccccacatTCCTCcacccctgcatccctgcccttCTTCATCCCCGCATCCCTTCgcccctgcatccctgcatccccacatTCCTCcacccctgcatccctgcccttCTTCATCCCTCATCCCCGCATCCCTTCgcccctgcatccctgcatccccacatTCCTCcacccctgcatccctgcccttcttcatccctccatccctgcccttcttcatccctgcatcccttcgccccttcctccccacattCCTCCACCCCTgcatcccttcccttcttcatccctccatccctgccctTCTTCATCCCTCCATCACTTCCCTTCTTCATCCCTTTGCCCCTacatcccttcctccccacattCCTCTacccctgcatccctgcatcccttcACCCCtacatccctgcatccccttgCCCCTacatcccttcctccccataTTCCTCCACCCCTgcatcccttcctccccacatccctgcatcccttccCCTCTTCATCCCTGCATCACTTCATCCCTacatcccttcctccccacattCCTCCACCCCTGCATCCCttcatccctgcatccccacatTCCTCCACCCCTgcatcccttcctccccacattCCTCCACCCTTGCATCCCTTCCTCCCTacatccctgcatcccttcccctcttcatccctgcatcccttcACCCTTACTTCCCCGCATTCCCACATTCCTCCACCCCTGCATCCCTTCCTCCCTACATCCCTGCACCCCTTCCCTTCTtcatccctgcatcccttcACCCCTACCTCCCCACATCCCTTtgcccctgcatccctcccccCCGATCCCTGCATTCCTAtgtctccccatccctccatccctgcatACTCTCCTGGGGGTCACAGatggccctgccctgccctcagcacctgggaagggcagagaggggtTTCAGTGCTGGATATAACAGGATTTTGAGAGGCCTGGATCCCAGAGAGGCCAAGCAGGGCAGTTCCCAGCCTGCAGTCTGGGATGAAACCCCACAGAGCCCTGACACCCCGCACCTCACTGgggtcagggggctggagcccaGATGTGCCCTggcctgggctggggccagccctgggATGCTGCTCTGTGAGCAAGAGCAACACCTGGCCGCTGCCAGCAATTCTTTCCCAGCAAAACCCTCCGTGTGCTCAGCCCTCACTATCCCTGGCCCCAGAGATGCAGGACCCCTGGCCCAGCACAGTTTGGccacccacacacacccacGGTCCTGCTGCCCCGGCCACAGCCCACACCAACGCTCCCCAGCCATGGGCTCAGGGACTGGAGTAGGAGAGACTGCCCTGTCCACAGCTCCACCACCCCGGCACAGACAGAGGAAGCGGGTGCCGTCACTGCACCCTGacaggggaaactgaggcacaggccAATGCAACATGAAGCACACAGATGGGCCGGGACTGGCAGAAGGATGAAGCATCCTGCACCTGACCTTGCAAGCTCTGCTGGAGTCAGAATTATCCCTGCCTTTGCAGCCAGCtttgcagcccagctgctgcagggcatgGACCCTCAGAGCCCGCTGTGGGCCAGGCAACACCTTACAAGCAGCTTTGGCCatgcaatgggaaaaaaaccccacaagtgAGCtcagggagaagggggaaatgGAGGTTACCTGCCAGGGCACCCGCTGCATGGTCCTCGGGGTGATGACCCACCTGGCTCTGCGCTGCAGCTCAGCACCTCCGTCCCCGCCACTCTGCTAGCGCAGGGCTGTGACAGCCCCCACGCCCCGGGAGCAGGACTGGCAGGCGGGGTGACAGGTCCCCACGGGGCTCAGGGCATCCCCATGGAGCTCAGAGCATCCCCACAGGGCTCAAGGCATCCCCACAGCTCCACGCATCCATGGCAGTACCTGTAACGCAGAGCCAATGTCAAGCCCAAAAGCATCCCACCTGGAAAAGCACCTTCCCATCCCCACACTGCCGGgtaggcagcagctctgcacagtGTTTCCAGCAGCCTggtttctttggtttgttttttttttcaggcaaaagTGGCTTTTGGACCCAGGGCTGAGGCTTTTGGCCACCTTCAACCTCTTTCCACCCCTTCCTTGAAATTTTCTAGGATTTTCAGCAAAGTCTTTGAAAAGCTCCAGGTTCCTCAAAcatcacatttttctgctttaaaaggcTCAAGTCCAGttgcagaaaacacacacacacacacacacatatatatgtattaaaaaatgcagattctgtgcatgtgcagggcaggggggttggTACAAGTCCCCCGGCcaccaacaattttttttaaacctatttcACAAGGAAAAGCACCCCAGGGGCCCAGCCGGCTGGCCAGGTCCATAGTACCCCTGGATGCCCCCGGGTATCCCCAAGGGTCCCTGCTCCCATGCCATGATGCTGCCCAAGTGACGCTGTCCCCTCCAGACCACTGCTCCCACTTGTCCAGCCCCATGACCCCAGCCCATTTCACAGCTGGGGAAGCTGAGGCACGGAGCCTGCACAgcctcccagcagctgccccgCCAGTGGGGACCCTGGACCCAAGGGAGTGCCCATGACCCCACCATGCTCCCTGCCCCGCCAGCCCCTCATCCTGAGCTGTTCCAGCTGTTCCAGCTGTTTTCGCCACCCTCCAGCTGTTGGGTAGCTCAGGAGGCCGGCACTCCCTTCCcagctgtgttttccttccaggtcTCTGCTAAACCCATCGCATCCGCAGGCGCCgctctgctttcctcctcagCAAGCTGCTTCCACAGCGGGCAAAAACAATGGATCTTCCCACCCAGAAAAATCCAGGGGGATTTTGGCCATCCTGGGGGGATTTTGGCCATACTGGGGGGGATTTTGGCCACCCGGGGAGATTTTGGCCCACCCAAGAGATGCTCTGtcagaggagctggaggccagcGGGAGCAGCATCCCCATCCTGGCTGACGGAGACAGGGAAATCCGTGCCACCAAAAATGGGGCAGAGATGTGTTGCCAGCCCTGGCACCCACTGGGCTGCATCTTCCCTGCACCTCAGCCCATCGGGAGACAGCCTGGGGTGTTCCTGGTGGGCTGTGAATACTGGGGAGAGAGAAGCCTCCCCCAGGCCCCTCTTCGTgccctgctgggagcagggagccgGGGGCCATGCGGGACGCTCTGCTCCACCTGCAAGGCACCGCCGCACTCAAAGCCACGCTCGAGCCATGCAGGCATGTCCTTCCCGGGTGGTGCAGCCAGCTCAGCCCCAAAATGGTCCCTTTTCTGCCCAGGCTGGACCACATCTGCCAGCATCAGAGCCAGCGGTGCCCAGGGTTGACACCCCGGCTCTTGGGTGTCAGAGGGGACCCCAGGCACCCATCGCCCTGGGAGAGGGCAGAGGGACGACTCCCTCAGCaagaggaaactgaggcaggaggcCAAGCCCAGGGTGCCCCGTCCCcgctgggcagggagaggccGCGCACCCCGCCGGGGCTTCACCCTGGGGACGATGTGGagctgctctccatccccccgctgcccctctCGGAGGGACAGCAACAGAGGGGTACCCCGATGGGACGGGCCCCCCCCGTGACGTGCTGACCTGTGTGCTCCCAACCCCTCcgtcctctccctcctctcccccccagTGGGGCTGACGGTCGGTCCCGTCCCAACCCGGGGCAGCTGTGACCGAAAACAAAGCTGTCCCCTTCGGCACAATACCCttctgtgtccccccccccagatgCTGACCGCTGGGGTGGGCAGCGGCCGGGCTGGAGGCGTCGAGGGGCCGTGCCAGGCCCCCGCTGGCAGGGGACAATGTTGGCAGTGATGGAGAGTAGGTAtttcaaaaggttttgttttcgGGTTGACCCGCCGAGCCGGCAtgaccccgcagccccccacccagccctgctcctccgTCCCAATAGAAACCGGCCACATTCCTGACCTcgggaaggagggggggggggagtttcAAACCTCCCTGTGAAGGAGACAATGGGGGTGTCAGGGCCGTGATTTAGGAGGGGGGGCTCTTTCCATCACAAAGGCGAGACAAAGGCactcggtgctgggaaaggggcttCGGCGGCGGCTCAGGAGCTGGGCCCTGGTATTGTGCCTGGCCAGCCGGC is a window of Pelecanus crispus isolate bPelCri1 chromosome 9, bPelCri1.pri, whole genome shotgun sequence DNA encoding:
- the CERCAM gene encoding inactive glycosyltransferase 25 family member 3: MGAAGPLCALLLLLGTGPGPGTGTGPGPGPPRLVLALLARNAQHSLPHCLGALERMDYPAGSIALWCATDHNSDNTTAMLREWLGAVGKDYHSVAWKVQEEPSSYPDELGPKHWSDKRYENLMRLKQEALTYAREQRADYILFVDTDSILTNNQTLKFLMAQNKSVVAPMLDSQTFYSNFWCGITPQGYYRRTSDYFPTKNRQQVGCFAVPMVYATFLIDLRKEETSRLAFYPPHPNYTWAFDDIIVFAYSCQAAGAEVHVCNQQRFGYINVPVKAHQTLEDERANFVHLTLEAMVDGPPMQRSKHISLLPKPLTKMGFDEIFLINLVRRPDRRQRMLASLRELEIAPRVVDAVDGSTLNSSDIKVMGVDLLPGYYDPFSGRTLTKGEVGCFLSHYNIWKEIVSRGLERSVVFEDDVRFEAAFPARLQQLMEELESAQQDWDLIYLGRKQVNMEDEVPVEGVRNLVVAGYSYWTLAYAISQRGAQKLLAAEPLSKMLPVDEFLPIMYDKHPNEDYKRHFAPRDLLVFSAHPLLVYPTHYAGDSNWLSDTETSTIWDDDAKKTDWAGSQKTLRDSRGSAGHLRSTRHDEL